The Frankiales bacterium genome has a window encoding:
- a CDS encoding GNAT family N-acetyltransferase encodes MTTAEPPSPAPLPDVLSGPRLDLVLVPVDTLLARAAADDPVPLGFTDPEDVLSPDDSPLRYRVAQVRADPSVNPWLIRVAVLRETGEVVGLANFHGPPDEAGMVEIGYRVRPAHRRQGYAREMALTLWRAAAARPDVRVLRATVSPGNTASIRLIEGAGLRHVGEQDDPEDGLELVYEIGAQEFLARHP; translated from the coding sequence GTGACGACCGCCGAACCCCCCTCGCCCGCACCGCTCCCGGACGTGCTGTCCGGGCCGCGGCTCGACCTCGTGCTCGTCCCGGTCGACACGCTCCTGGCCCGCGCCGCGGCGGACGACCCGGTGCCCCTCGGGTTCACCGACCCCGAGGACGTGCTCTCCCCCGACGACTCGCCGCTGCGCTACCGCGTGGCGCAGGTGCGGGCCGACCCGTCGGTCAACCCGTGGCTGATCCGGGTCGCGGTGCTGCGCGAGACCGGCGAGGTGGTGGGGCTGGCGAACTTCCACGGGCCCCCGGACGAGGCCGGGATGGTGGAGATCGGGTACCGGGTGCGCCCGGCGCACCGACGGCAGGGCTACGCCCGCGAGATGGCGCTCACCCTGTGGCGCGCGGCCGCCGCGCGCCCGGACGTGCGGGTGCTGCGCGCCACCGTCTCGCCCGGGAACACGGCGTCGATCCGGCTGATCGAGGGGGCGGGCCTGCGCCACGTCGGCGAGCAGGACGACCCGGAGGACGGGCTGGAGCTCGTCTACGAGATCGGGGCGCAGGAGTTCCTCGCCCGCCACCCCTGA
- the serS gene encoding serine--tRNA ligase, with the protein MIDLKVIRDDPDQVRASQRARGEDETVVDRLLAADEQRRAAEVSYGALRAEQKELGRRIGPVQGALKKADDDARAALTAELDGLMAGAAELADRVKAAEAERDDADARTQELLALLSNLVDPAAPVGGEADFTVLEHVGTPRDFAAEGFAPRDHVEIGELLGAIDVERGAKVSGSRFYYLTGVGALLELALINHAVALATGNGFVPVIPPALVKPPAMEGTGFLGQAAENVYRLEADDMYLVGTAEVPLAAYHSDEILDAASLPRRYVGWSPSYRREAGSGGRDTRGIWRVHWFDKVEMFTYCEPQDAVAEHARLLAFEREFLDSLELPYRVIDVASGDLGASAARKFDIEAWVPSYGDYREVTSTSNCTQFQARRLRIRLRDGEGVRPLATLNGTLVAVTRTIVALLENHQLADGSVRVPAALRPYLGGREVLAPQ; encoded by the coding sequence GTGATCGATCTCAAGGTGATCCGGGACGACCCCGACCAGGTGCGCGCCTCGCAGCGCGCCCGCGGCGAGGACGAGACCGTCGTCGACCGCCTCCTCGCCGCCGACGAGCAGCGCCGCGCGGCCGAGGTGTCCTACGGCGCCCTGCGCGCCGAGCAGAAGGAGCTCGGCCGCCGCATCGGGCCCGTCCAGGGCGCGCTGAAGAAGGCGGACGACGACGCGCGCGCCGCGCTCACCGCCGAGCTCGACGGGCTCATGGCCGGCGCCGCGGAGCTCGCCGACCGCGTCAAGGCGGCCGAGGCCGAGCGCGACGACGCCGACGCCCGCACGCAGGAGCTGCTCGCGCTGCTGTCCAACCTCGTCGACCCGGCGGCGCCGGTGGGCGGCGAGGCCGACTTCACCGTCCTCGAGCACGTCGGCACGCCGCGCGACTTCGCCGCCGAGGGCTTCGCCCCGCGCGACCACGTCGAGATCGGCGAGCTGCTCGGCGCCATCGACGTCGAGCGCGGCGCCAAGGTGTCCGGCTCGCGCTTCTACTACCTCACCGGCGTGGGCGCCCTGCTCGAGCTCGCCCTCATCAACCACGCGGTGGCGCTGGCCACCGGCAACGGGTTCGTGCCCGTCATCCCGCCGGCGCTGGTCAAGCCGCCCGCGATGGAGGGCACCGGCTTCCTCGGCCAGGCCGCCGAGAACGTCTACCGGCTCGAGGCCGACGACATGTACCTCGTCGGCACCGCCGAGGTGCCGCTGGCGGCGTACCACTCCGACGAGATCCTCGACGCCGCGAGCCTGCCGCGCCGCTACGTCGGCTGGTCGCCGAGCTACCGGCGCGAGGCCGGCTCGGGCGGGCGCGACACCCGCGGCATCTGGCGCGTGCACTGGTTCGACAAGGTCGAGATGTTCACCTACTGCGAGCCGCAGGACGCCGTCGCCGAGCACGCGCGGCTGCTCGCGTTCGAGCGCGAGTTCCTCGACAGCCTCGAGCTGCCCTACCGCGTCATCGACGTCGCCTCGGGCGACCTCGGCGCGTCGGCGGCCCGCAAGTTCGACATCGAGGCATGGGTGCCGTCCTACGGCGACTACCGCGAGGTGACCTCCACCTCGAACTGCACGCAGTTCCAGGCCCGCCGGCTGCGCATCCGCCTGCGCGACGGCGAGGGCGTGAGGCCCCTCGCCACGCTGAACGGGACGCTCGTGGCGGTCACGCGGACCATCGTGGCGCTGCTGGAGAACCACCAGCTCGCCGACGGCTCCGTGCGGGTGCCGGCCGCCCTGCGCCCCTACCTCGGCGGCCGCGAGGTGCTCGCGCCGCAGTGA
- a CDS encoding amidase (catalyzes the hydrolysis of a monocarboxylic acid amid to form a monocarboxylate and ammonia): MAAPRPCWESPHVTTDPHPATAGLAATSAADLAADLAAGRTTSVEVVRALRERIAAVDDAGPQLRSVLALAADAEEQAAALDAERAAGQVRGPLHGVPVLIKDNIEALGLPGSAGSLALAGRPVERDADLVASMRAAGLVVLGATNLSEWANMRSPHSTSGWSAVGGLTGNPWRLDRSAGGSSSGSGAAVAAGLAPLAVGTETDGSITCPSSLNGCVGLKPGVGLVPTTGVVPLAASQDAPGPMARTVADAALLLSAMTGDASYAGAPGTLAVDGLRLGAGSGWLSGHPGTDALFADVVERLRAAGAQVGEADVTPVAGTGAAELTVLVCELREDLDVYLASRGGPGPASVEELIAFNREHAEHELAHFGQEFLEMAASSQGREDPAYAEARTRCLAWAIDENLGPALEGPDAPEFLVAPAYAPAWKSDLLAGDHFLGGGLASAAPSIAGWPVLCVPMGLVAGLPVGLVLVGRPGSEARLLAAGHAVEGLLALGAALRPAWAAPSRG, translated from the coding sequence GTGGCGGCACCGCGCCCGTGCTGGGAGTCTCCGCACGTGACCACCGACCCGCACCCCGCCACGGCGGGGCTGGCCGCCACCTCCGCCGCCGACCTCGCCGCGGACCTCGCCGCCGGGCGCACCACCTCGGTCGAGGTCGTCCGCGCGCTGCGCGAGCGCATCGCCGCCGTGGACGACGCCGGGCCCCAGCTGCGCAGCGTGCTGGCCCTGGCCGCCGACGCCGAGGAGCAGGCCGCGGCGCTCGACGCCGAGCGCGCCGCGGGGCAGGTGCGCGGCCCGCTGCACGGCGTGCCGGTGCTCATCAAGGACAACATCGAGGCGCTCGGGCTGCCCGGGTCGGCCGGCTCGCTGGCGCTGGCCGGGCGGCCGGTGGAGCGCGACGCGGACCTCGTCGCCTCGATGCGCGCAGCCGGTCTCGTCGTGCTCGGCGCCACCAACCTGTCGGAGTGGGCCAACATGCGCTCGCCGCACTCCACCAGCGGCTGGTCGGCGGTGGGCGGCCTCACCGGCAACCCCTGGCGCCTGGACCGCAGCGCCGGGGGGTCGTCGTCAGGCTCGGGCGCCGCGGTCGCGGCCGGGCTGGCCCCGCTGGCCGTGGGCACGGAGACCGACGGCTCGATCACCTGCCCGAGCTCGCTCAACGGCTGCGTGGGGCTCAAGCCCGGCGTGGGCCTCGTGCCCACCACCGGCGTCGTGCCGCTCGCGGCCAGCCAGGACGCGCCGGGCCCGATGGCGCGCACCGTCGCCGACGCCGCCCTGCTTCTCTCGGCCATGACCGGCGACGCCTCCTACGCCGGCGCCCCGGGCACGCTCGCCGTCGACGGCCTGCGCCTCGGCGCCGGCTCCGGCTGGCTGTCGGGCCACCCCGGCACCGACGCGCTGTTCGCCGACGTCGTCGAGCGCCTGCGCGCCGCCGGCGCGCAGGTGGGCGAGGCCGACGTGACGCCGGTGGCCGGCACGGGCGCGGCCGAGCTGACCGTGCTGGTGTGCGAGCTGCGCGAGGACCTCGACGTCTACCTCGCCTCCCGCGGCGGCCCCGGCCCCGCCTCGGTCGAGGAGCTCATCGCCTTCAACCGCGAGCACGCCGAGCACGAGCTCGCGCACTTCGGCCAGGAGTTCCTCGAGATGGCGGCGTCCTCCCAGGGCCGCGAGGACCCGGCGTACGCCGAGGCCCGCACCCGGTGCCTGGCGTGGGCGATCGACGAGAACCTCGGCCCGGCCCTCGAGGGGCCGGACGCGCCGGAGTTCCTGGTGGCACCGGCGTACGCGCCGGCCTGGAAGAGCGACCTGCTCGCCGGCGACCACTTCCTCGGCGGCGGGCTGGCCAGCGCCGCCCCCTCGATCGCGGGCTGGCCGGTGCTGTGCGTGCCCATGGGGCTCGT
- a CDS encoding DUF2587 domain-containing protein, whose product MTDRQDDATVDAGPAQDDEQPRIVIVGADGQPVATVPVSGSEEEREGSVADLVEQPAKVMRIGSMIKQLLEEVRTAPLDEASRSRLKEIHRRSIAELEDGLAPELVEELERLSLPFTEESTPSDAELRIAQAQLVGWLEGLFHGIQTALFAQQMAAQAQFEQMRRRAIAGPGRGDSGVPGVPAPNEGNGLYL is encoded by the coding sequence ATGACCGACAGGCAGGACGACGCGACCGTCGACGCGGGCCCCGCGCAGGACGACGAGCAGCCCCGCATCGTCATCGTGGGCGCGGACGGTCAGCCCGTGGCCACGGTGCCGGTCTCCGGCTCCGAGGAGGAGCGCGAGGGCTCGGTGGCCGACCTCGTCGAGCAGCCGGCCAAGGTCATGCGCATCGGCAGCATGATCAAGCAGCTCCTCGAGGAGGTGCGCACCGCGCCGCTCGACGAGGCCTCGCGCAGCCGGCTCAAGGAGATCCACCGCCGCTCGATCGCCGAGCTCGAGGACGGCCTCGCGCCCGAGCTGGTCGAGGAGCTCGAGCGCCTCTCGCTGCCGTTCACCGAGGAGTCGACCCCGAGCGACGCCGAGCTGCGGATCGCGCAGGCGCAGCTCGTCGGCTGGCTCGAGGGCCTCTTCCACGGGATCCAGACCGCGCTGTTCGCCCAGCAGATGGCCGCGCAGGCCCAGTTCGAGCAGATGCGCCGTCGGGCCATCGCCGGACCCGGCCGCGGCGACTCCGGCGTCCCGGGGGTGCCGGCGCCCAACGAGGGCAACGGCCTCTACCTCTGA